One Terriglobales bacterium DNA segment encodes these proteins:
- the udk gene encoding uridine kinase, with protein sequence MSTHIIAIGGPSCAGKTELAKFLGRQLNAPILPIDAYYRDLAFLPLESRSKFNFDIPESVDHTLLREHLTALAAGTPIQRPVYDFTVHTRSGIRETVTPGDFLIVEGLFALHWEDLRALMKTKVYIDAPDSVCLSRRQVRDVLERGRTAESAHKQYVETVRPMADLYVRPTRAFADIVVSGENPTTKIGAEIIARVKLPQPATMPTTGATSS encoded by the coding sequence ATGAGCACCCACATCATTGCCATAGGCGGCCCCTCCTGCGCCGGCAAGACCGAGTTGGCAAAGTTCCTTGGCCGCCAGCTCAACGCCCCCATTCTCCCCATCGACGCCTACTATCGCGACCTCGCCTTTCTTCCTCTCGAATCGCGCAGCAAGTTCAATTTCGACATCCCGGAATCGGTCGACCACACCCTCCTGCGCGAGCACCTCACCGCCCTGGCCGCCGGTACTCCCATCCAGCGTCCGGTGTATGACTTTACTGTTCACACCCGTTCCGGCATTCGTGAAACCGTTACTCCCGGCGATTTCCTCATCGTCGAGGGCCTGTTCGCTTTGCATTGGGAAGATCTGCGGGCCTTAATGAAGACTAAGGTCTATATCGATGCGCCCGACAGCGTCTGCCTCTCTCGCCGCCAGGTCCGCGACGTCCTGGAGCGCGGGCGCACCGCCGAGTCCGCCCACAAGCAGTACGTGGAAACCGTGCGCCCCATGGCCGATCTTTATGTCCGTCCCACTCGCGCTTTTGCCGACATTGTCGTCTCCGGCGAAAACCCGACCACGAAGATCGGCGCCGAGATTATCGCCCGCGTTAAACTCCCCCAGCCCGCCACCATGCCCACCACCGGGGCAACTTCTTCTTAG